The following coding sequences are from one uncultured Desulfobacter sp. window:
- a CDS encoding response regulator produces the protein MDSAPKHTILCVDDERQILSALKRLLRKENFNLLTATSGDEGLNIMASRDIHLVISDHRMPQMSGISFLAKVRETYPDTIRILLTGYTEVDSIKASINEGHVYKFLLKPWNDDDLKQEIKKALERYDLLESNHTLHLMVAEKNKELEQINKDLETIIKQRTRELELQNQALELTRVLFRGLPMAAMGVSYDRTIILINREAEKLKLNDRMVIVGNCLTDYFSQNTMKKLLPVFESKVNQVKFDIAINDCTYVLTFSALTGRFVGKGFILCLRQRGG, from the coding sequence ATGGATAGCGCACCAAAGCATACGATACTTTGTGTTGATGATGAAAGACAGATTCTTTCGGCGCTAAAGCGTTTGCTGCGAAAAGAAAATTTTAATCTGTTGACGGCAACAAGCGGCGACGAGGGGTTAAATATCATGGCATCCCGGGATATTCATCTGGTTATTTCCGATCATCGGATGCCCCAGATGTCCGGGATCTCTTTTTTGGCCAAGGTCAGGGAAACCTATCCAGATACCATACGGATTCTCTTGACCGGTTATACGGAAGTGGACTCCATTAAGGCCTCAATAAATGAGGGGCATGTCTATAAGTTTCTCTTAAAACCCTGGAATGATGATGATCTGAAACAGGAGATCAAAAAAGCCCTGGAACGCTATGACCTTCTTGAGTCAAACCACACCCTGCATCTTATGGTGGCCGAAAAGAATAAAGAACTGGAACAAATTAATAAGGACCTTGAAACGATTATCAAGCAGCGGACAAGGGAACTGGAACTTCAAAACCAGGCCCTTGAACTGACTCGGGTTCTGTTCCGGGGGCTTCCCATGGCCGCCATGGGCGTCAGCTATGACCGGACAATCATACTGATCAACCGGGAGGCAGAAAAATTAAAATTAAACGACCGCATGGTCATCGTCGGAAATTGCCTGACGGATTATTTTAGTCAAAATACCATGAAAAAACTGCTGCCCGTGTTTGAATCGAAAGTCAATCAAGTTAAATTTGATATAGCCATCAATGACTGTACCTATGTTTTGACGTTTTCTGCTTTGACCGGACGTTTTGTGGGCAAAGGCTTTATTTTGTGTCTTCGGCAGCGGGGAGGGTGA
- a CDS encoding ATP-binding protein, with product MSDHFLSFGQENNPGEQSKGHVSLEKNFKTLTDTLPIGIVLTTVDGEIINVNPEGLHMMGYNSVADLSHVSIQAFYHDPKERDTFLKKMQEGRVRDIEMRFKRPDGSIIWCSMSSVIEKNSPSGPYFITSLLDITRRKEMEQEKSDLVIQLTQTDKLASIGQLAAGIAHEINNPVGYVTSNLNSLEEYLADIRKLIEMDQTLVKGLKETNLPDHLAEMTEKVNEYAREIDIDFLQEDMEELIKDCIDGLDRIKKIVIDLKDFAHPGKKDVEPVDINACIETTLNVAANELKYKTTVHKDLGDLPLIQGVPQQLNQVILNILVNAAQAIETKGEIKIKTWQESSNVCLTISDTGCGIDPQNLSKIFDPFFTTKEVGKGTGLGMNIAYNIIQQHGGNITVNSKIGKGTVFTVTLPAAEDTK from the coding sequence ATGTCTGATCATTTCTTAAGTTTTGGACAAGAAAACAATCCCGGCGAACAGAGCAAGGGGCATGTCAGCCTTGAAAAAAATTTCAAAACCTTGACGGATACGTTGCCCATCGGCATCGTCTTGACCACCGTGGACGGTGAAATAATAAATGTTAACCCCGAAGGCCTTCATATGATGGGTTACAATTCAGTTGCGGATCTTTCCCACGTCTCTATTCAAGCGTTTTACCATGACCCAAAAGAGCGGGATACCTTTTTAAAAAAAATGCAGGAGGGCAGGGTCCGGGATATCGAAATGCGATTTAAAAGACCCGACGGCAGCATAATCTGGTGTTCCATGTCGTCGGTCATCGAAAAAAACAGCCCCTCCGGACCTTATTTTATTACATCTCTTCTAGACATTACCCGGAGAAAAGAGATGGAACAAGAAAAATCCGATCTTGTCATCCAGCTGACCCAGACCGACAAACTGGCATCCATCGGCCAGCTGGCCGCCGGCATAGCCCACGAAATTAATAATCCGGTGGGATATGTCACCAGCAACCTGAACTCACTGGAAGAGTACCTGGCAGATATTCGAAAACTCATCGAAATGGATCAAACCCTGGTCAAGGGCCTCAAAGAGACAAATCTACCGGACCATTTGGCTGAGATGACTGAAAAAGTAAATGAGTACGCCCGGGAAATCGACATTGATTTTCTCCAGGAAGATATGGAAGAACTCATCAAAGACTGTATTGACGGACTGGATCGAATCAAGAAAATCGTCATCGATTTAAAGGATTTTGCCCACCCCGGCAAAAAAGATGTTGAACCCGTGGATATCAATGCCTGTATTGAAACCACCCTGAATGTGGCGGCCAATGAATTAAAATATAAAACGACCGTACATAAAGACCTAGGCGATTTGCCCCTGATCCAGGGTGTTCCCCAGCAACTCAACCAGGTTATTTTGAACATACTGGTAAATGCGGCCCAGGCCATTGAAACAAAAGGAGAGATCAAAATCAAGACATGGCAGGAAAGCAGCAATGTATGCCTGACCATTTCAGACACCGGCTGCGGCATAGATCCCCAAAATCTATCTAAAATTTTTGATCCCTTTTTCACCACAAAGGAGGTGGGTAAAGGTACGGGGTTAGGTATGAATATCGCCTATAACATCATCCAGCAGCACGGCGGCAACATTACCGTGAATAGTAAGATCGGCAAAGGAACCGTGTTTACCGTCACCCTCCCCGCTGCCGAAGACACAAAATAA
- a CDS encoding acetyl-CoA hydrolase/transferase C-terminal domain-containing protein: MSTLEERVRCKELLSLVKTPEECIQYFEDGLNVGMSGFTPVGYPKVVPIALCDYVEENNLQGKLRLNLFIGASVGAEVEDRMATLNMIDRRWPYQTGKNLGKAINSGQIRMGDKHLSMFPQDLKYGFYTMDKGGGLDLAVIEASAITENGDIILTGAVGAAPEIIDVADKIIVEINTGLPSFEGMHDILLTDLPPYRKIYPVTDLRQRIGTPWVPTDKNKIVAIVESKLPDNGRALRGTDDVAQAIADNIVDFFQAEVKAGRLPKNLLPLQSGVGSIANAVVGGLTASPFENLTVFTEVLQDTFLPFLDSGKCEYINCTSLSLSNDAFVDWWKNFETYKKMVMMRPQQISNNPELIRRAGVIGMNTPLEFDMYAHANSTHAGGTRMLNGIGGSGDFIRNAYISMMHCPSCRATKNDEFGITGVVPKVPHVDHTEHDIDVLVTEQGLADLRGLAPVDRAKVVIDKCAHPAYKDYMYDYLDRATKATGGHHEPQLLDECYKMHLSFAQNGTMRFWEK; the protein is encoded by the coding sequence ATGTCTACATTAGAGGAACGCGTACGTTGTAAAGAGCTGCTCAGCTTAGTCAAAACCCCTGAAGAATGTATCCAGTACTTTGAAGATGGTCTAAATGTTGGTATGTCCGGATTTACCCCGGTCGGCTATCCGAAGGTTGTGCCCATTGCCCTGTGCGATTACGTTGAGGAAAACAATCTGCAAGGCAAGTTAAGACTCAATCTGTTTATCGGCGCGTCTGTCGGTGCCGAGGTTGAGGATCGCATGGCCACATTAAACATGATTGACCGTCGTTGGCCCTACCAGACAGGTAAAAATCTGGGCAAAGCCATCAACAGCGGCCAGATCCGCATGGGTGACAAACACCTTTCCATGTTCCCCCAGGATCTGAAATACGGTTTTTATACCATGGATAAGGGTGGCGGGCTTGACCTGGCAGTTATCGAAGCATCCGCCATTACCGAGAACGGTGACATCATTCTTACCGGTGCCGTGGGTGCCGCGCCTGAAATCATTGATGTTGCCGACAAAATTATTGTTGAAATCAATACAGGTCTGCCCTCCTTTGAAGGCATGCACGACATTCTTTTAACCGACCTGCCGCCGTACCGTAAAATTTATCCGGTGACGGATCTGCGTCAGCGTATCGGCACACCCTGGGTTCCGACGGACAAGAACAAGATTGTCGCCATCGTTGAATCCAAGCTGCCCGACAATGGTCGTGCCCTGCGCGGTACCGACGATGTGGCCCAGGCCATTGCCGACAATATCGTTGATTTCTTCCAGGCTGAAGTGAAGGCCGGGCGTCTGCCCAAGAACCTGCTTCCCCTGCAGTCCGGTGTGGGTTCCATTGCCAACGCCGTTGTGGGCGGCCTGACCGCAAGCCCCTTTGAGAATTTGACCGTTTTCACCGAGGTGCTTCAGGATACCTTCCTGCCCTTCCTTGATTCGGGCAAATGCGAATACATCAACTGTACGTCACTGTCCTTGTCCAACGATGCATTTGTTGATTGGTGGAAGAATTTCGAAACCTACAAGAAAATGGTTATGATGCGGCCCCAGCAGATTTCCAATAACCCGGAACTCATTCGCCGTGCGGGCGTCATCGGCATGAATACACCCCTTGAATTTGATATGTATGCACACGCCAACTCAACCCATGCAGGCGGCACCCGCATGCTGAACGGTATCGGCGGTTCCGGTGACTTTATTCGTAACGCTTATATCTCCATGATGCACTGCCCCTCCTGTCGTGCCACCAAGAATGATGAATTCGGCATCACCGGTGTTGTGCCCAAGGTTCCCCACGTCGACCACACCGAGCACGATATTGATGTCCTGGTTACAGAGCAGGGTCTGGCTGACCTTCGTGGCCTGGCGCCCGTTGATCGCGCCAAGGTTGTCATCGATAAATGTGCCCATCCGGCGTACAAAGATTATATGTACGATTATCTTGACCGCGCCACCAAGGCAACCGGCGGCCACCATGAGCCCCAGTTGCTGGACGAATGCTACAAAATGCACCTTAGCTTTGCACAGAACGGCACCATGCGTTTCTGGGAAAAATAG